In the Onychostoma macrolepis isolate SWU-2019 chromosome 09, ASM1243209v1, whole genome shotgun sequence genome, one interval contains:
- the mpp4a gene encoding MAGUK p55 subfamily member 4, producing the protein MRQSMEEDPVMQPGHDDNDVGLAQILTEVVEEVRLSIDRDINGADLLYSLLSAPWLYSLLRVYECLVQHSQDAPSPYLSYSLRLSQEIMASVPGLAAPSFEAQELYILLKCPHMQALLSAHDSVAQRDYGPVLLPLPDKLPDNEEAMRIVCLVKNKQPLGATIRKNEKTGNIFIARVIHGGLADRSGLLHPGDKLVEVNGQKVRGLQPEHIIQRLVQSQGNILFKVIPNTPQPTNSQPALHVRAMVDYSPLQDPTIPCPDAGMAFSKGDLLKIVDQTDIRWWQARKLHSASLCCGLIPSTNQFKCKQRELWWSQPYQAHTCIRPLSATDVGEEEISDENKCIETDGDFEFEEGENGEYMQGLYIAGFRHSLRVWRRKSNSKRKPSCYSCGVSSCHNTSATLYEEVVHYQRHIDDPPRLIVLIGPSGVGVNELRRRLIKINPNTYQGPISHTTRSQKMGEKNGREYYFVTKEVFAYMVVNHKFLEYGEHNGHMYGTSLDSVQDVLDNGKICVIDLEPHCIHSVRSKKLKPYIIYVRPPSPARMKQTRKDPHFLSNRYIKRYFSDKDFEEIEEASRTMEAKYRQYFDCVIVNDDLQDSCMDLFTAIQHAQEEPQWIPASWFAPDHP; encoded by the exons ATGCGGCAATCAATGGAGGAGGATCCAGTGATGCAACCTGGACATGATGACAATG ATGTGGGTTTGGCTCAGATCTTGACCGAAGTGGTAGAGGAAGTGAGACTGTCCATAGACAGAGACATTAACGGTGCTGATCTTCTGTACAGTCTCCTCAGTGCTCCTTGGCTTTACTCTCTTCTCAGG GTATATGAGTGTCTGGTGCAGCACAGTCAAGATGCCCCAAGCCCATACCTGTCTTATTCCTTGAGACTATCTCAGGAG ATTATGGCCAGTGTGCCAGGACTGGCTGCTCCCTCCTTTGAGGCACAAGAACTTTATATTTTGCTGAAATGCCCTCATATGCAG GCTTTGCTCTCTGCTCATGATTCTGTGGCCCAGAGGGACTACGGTCCAGTGCTGCTGCCTCTTCCTGACAAACTGCCTGACAATGAGGAGGCCATGAGGATTGTTTGCCTTGTGAAGAATAAACAGCCTCTG GGCGCAACTATTAGGAAGAATGAAAAAACAGGGAATATCTTTATTGCAAGGGTGATACATGGAGGACTGGCAGATCGCAGTG GACTTCTTCATCCTGGCGACAAGCTGGTGGAAGTGAATGGACAGAAAGTGCGGGGACTGCAGCCTGAGCACATCATTCAGAGGCTG GTGCAATCTCAAGGAAATATTCTTTTTAAAGTGATCCCTAATACACCACAACCCACCAACAGCCAACCAGCC CTGCATGTGAGAGCCATGGTGGATTACAGTCCTCTGCAGGACCCCACGATCCCCTGCCCAGATGCAGGCATGGCCTTCAGTAAAGGAGACTTGCTGAAGATTGTTGACCAGACGGACATCCGATGGTGGCAGGCCAGGAAACTCCACAGTGCCTCATTGTGTTGTGGCCTCATCCCCTCCACTAACCAGTTCAAATG TAAGCAAAGAGAGTTGTGGTGGTCCCAACCTTATCAGGCTCACACCTGCATCAGACCCT TGAGTGCAACAGATGTTG GAGAAGAGGAGATATCAGATGAGAACAAATGCATTGAAACAG ATGGAGATTTTGAGTTCG AGGAGGGTGAGAATGGTGAATATATGCAGGGATTATATATAG CGGGGTTCCGACACAGTCTGCGTGTATGGAGGAGGAAATCAAACAGTAAGCGAAAGCCGTCATGTTATTCCTGTGGTGTCAGCAGCTGCCATAACACCTCAGCCACCCTTTATGAAGAGGTGGTCCACTACCAGCGCCACATAGACGATCCCCCCCGTCTCATTGTGCTCATTG GTCCATCGGGAGTTGGTGTTAATGAACTACGCAGGAGGCTAATCAAAATCAACCCTAATACGTACCAGGGACCAATATCTC ACACAACACGGTCCCAGAAAATGGGTGAGAAGAATGGGCGTGAATATTACTTTGTGACCAAGGAAGTGTTCGCGTACATGGTGGTTAATCACAA ATTTCTCGAGTATGGAGAGCATAATGGACACATGTACGGCACCAGCTTAGACTCGGTCCAAGATGTTTTGGACAATGGAAAAATATGTGTTATTGACCTTGAACCTCAT TGCATTCATTCAGTCAGATCCAAGAAGCTGAAGCCCTACATCATATATGTGCGGCCTCCGTCTCCGGCCCGCATGAAGCAAACAAGAAAAGACCCACATTTTCTTTCCAATAGATACATCAAGAGATACTTTTCT GACAAAGACTTTGAGGAGATTGAGGAAGCAAGCAGGACTATGGAGGCCAAGTATCGTCAGTACTTTGACTGTGTGATTGTGAACGATGATCTGCAAGATTCATGCATGGATCTGTTCACGGCTATACAACATGCTCAAGAAGAACCACAGTGGATTCCTGCCAGCTGGTTTGCTCCCGATCATCCATGA
- the LOC131547566 gene encoding uncharacterized protein DDB_G0271670-like codes for MENCADGVETLVEDQHRTCTACTSSSLAFPPGCGLHSQTAPSSPLLQRHHSIDPTRSSQSALVFTKQHSLDELRSAVHTVASSMDQSSSNARDLRQKMVEVTERMTDSMEENAQALSLLVEVVDKLQGLIIASKSPEVTSRPQNVSKTASIPNLPGQPIAPANAACVSSSSSSSSSSSSSTASSSSSSLNFNMKVPYVAPQCNSCKSSSCLTGNRSVTPGSKTGQTSPSNGLTASTPNDDCNTILCLSSKRKNSKMRK; via the exons ATGG AGAACTGTGCAGATGGTGTAGAAACCCTAGTTGAAGATCAACACCGTACATGCACAGCTTGCACCTCCTCGTCTCTAGCCTTCCCACCTGGATGTGGCCTCCATTCCCAGACAGCCCCCTCCAGCCCTCTGCTTCAACGGCATCACTCCATAGATCCCACCCGCTCTTCTCAATCAGCTCTGGTGTTCACGAAGCAACACAGCCTGGATGAGCTGAGGTCTGCCGTCCATACCGTTGCCAGTAGTATGGACCAGAGCAGCAGCAACGCTCGAGATCTCAGGCAGAAGATGGTAGAGGTAACTGagagaatgacagacagcatgGAGGAAAACGCCCAGGCATTGAGTCTGTTGGTGGAAGTGGTGGACAAACTGCAGGGTCTTATTATCGCCAGCAAGTCTCCAGAAGTGACTTCTAGACCCCAAAATGTCTCAAAAACGGCAAGCATCCCCAACTTGCCCGGCCAGCCGATTGCGCCAGCCAACGCTGCTTGTGTttcatcctcatcctcctcctcctcatcgtCTTCATCCTCAACTGCAtcatcttcctcctcttctCTAAACTTTAACATGAAGGTTCCTTATGTAGCACCACAATGCAACTCCTGCAAGTCTTCATCATGCCTGACTGGAAACAGGTCTGTAACACCAGGAAGTAAAACTGGACAGACTTCCCCATCAAACGGTTTGACGGCCTCCACTCCTAACGATGACTGTAATACAATACTGTGCCTCTCTAGCAAGAGGAAAAATTCAAAGATGAGGAAATAA